TTTGGGGATAGGGGTAAGATCAATACTTCACTGGGTTTTGATGACCGCAGGCTTTCACCTTGCAGATAATGGGGTGAGCGGCGGTAAACTCTCACCGACAGAGCGGGCTCCCCCGGCCTTAATGAGATAATCAATACTTGTTCTCGGCTTAATTTCCATCTAATTGCTCTTTAACGACGCCGGATAATGGGCCGCCTCCTGTGAGGAGAGAGCTGGCTGGGAACCCGACCCGCCTCGgactcccgcccccctcccccgggcggGGTGCCCTCGTGCAGGTGGGATGGGGGCGCACCCGGCTCCCGGGCGGGGCTGGAGCTCCCTCCTCCGGCCTCCTCGCCGGGTGCTGCCACCTGCCTGCGGTGTTCTCGGCCTCCGCAGGGGGCGCTCCAGGCCTTGGCTGCGGGATCCCAGGCAGGGCGCCCAGTTCTAGGCTCCGGGCCATTCACCTGACTGGGACACGGAACCGCGCGGCGCCCTCGCTCCCCCAGACCTAGCCTCATCCTCCCTGCTACCCACCGGGCCAGGCAAGTGGAGGCTGAGCCCCGGCGCCGAGGTGAAGGGCCTCTGAACGAGTCCTTTCCTCCTTGTCCTTCTCCCGTCCTTGCACTGTGGGGCGGCGCGTCCGCGAGGCTTTAGGTAAAATGCTGCACCTAAGAAAGGCTCCGATCCAATTTTTTCCTGTGAGCTAGCTGGGCTACGTCCTGCACAGGAAGCTGGTTGGTTACCACAGACCCCTCAGAccaggagcggggaggggcaagAAGGGAGGAAGGCATGGGTGGGACCCCTAGGCCTCATGGCCCAGAGGCTCACATTGTCCCCCAGCTCAGACGGCCACCCGCTTTCCATTCGCcagaaccccccaccccaaccccccataGCCAGGAGACTTCCTGTCAATACCAGCAGCTCAGGTATCAGCCATCACTCTCTCACCTTCTACCTACCTGTCTCAGCACTAGGAGCAGCTGGAGGTTCTCCCCAAGGCCTCTCGAAGGTCCTGGCATCTCAGGAGACTGATCccgtctcccccctcccccaagctcaTAGCTCTGGTCTTCTATTAATACTAATCCCGAGGCGCTTTGGCCTCAGGTGCCCAAATGCTTTAACCGAGGATGTGCCCCATCACCTCCCCGCCTCCCGATTTTCTGCTGACTGGACATATACTCACCTGCATCTCTACTGCTTGGCTCTTGAATACGGGGCATTTAAACTTATAAACCACCAGCTGCAGTTCTGGCTCTAGCTGCCCTGAAGGTAGCGGATAAAGATAAgagtgataggggcgcctgggtggcgcagtcggttaagagtccgacttcagccaggtcacgatctcgcggtccgggagttcgagccctgcgtcaggctctgggctgatggctcggagcctggagcgtgtttccgattctgtgtctccctctctctctgcccctcccccgttcaagctctgtctctctctgtcccaaaaataaataaaaaacgttgaaaaaaaaaaaaaagataagagtgATAGTGTCAGGACAGTGTGATGGTAGAATCATGCCCGGGCAGCCCCAGGTTCAAGTCTTGACTCTGTTGCCTACCGGTCAGCGTGGCAGTGGGCAAACTTACCTACCGGTCTGAAccccagtttccttatttattcttttaatgttcattcatttaaacttttttttaaagtgtatttatttttagagacagagcagaggaggggcagagaatctcaggcaggctctgtgctctcaagCGCAcaactcgatctcacgaaccgcgaaatcatgacctgagctgaaaccaagagttggactgagccacccaggagccccaatgcttattcatttgagacagagacagagagacagagcatgagcagaggaggggcagagagagagggagacacagaatccgaagcaggctccaggctctgagctgtcagcacagagcctggcatggggcttgaacccacaaaccgtgagatcatgacctgagccaaagtctcagatgcttaaacaactgagccacccaggcgccccctcagtttccttatttaaaaagtaagtttcggctcaggtcatgatctcacagtttgtaagttcgagccccgcatcgggctctgtgctaacagctcagagcctggagcctgcctcagatctgtgtcttcctctacctttgctcctctcctgcttgtgctctctctctctctctctctctcaaaaataagcattaaaaaaaaataagtaagtttaaTAAGCCTACCTTACAAGGCATTGTAAGTCTGCAACAAGCTAATGTATGTAAATTGCCggccacagtgcctggcacactggAACCTTTGCTCAGCGGTagctgttgttgttgtcgttgctATTGACTTTTGGGGCCAAAGACCGATCTAGTTCGAGGATCATATCCGCAAAGGTTACAGGGGCAGGCAGGAGTCTTCAGTGAGGCAAACTGATCCCACCATCAGGACTAGGGTGAGCTGGAGAGGGCCAGACCCACCTAAAATAGCAGCCACTACTTATGCTCAGTGGTTGCTAAGTGGACCAGATTccccaggttttcttttctctctccctccccccccccccactccctctttTTTAGCAGCACTAGTGGCTTGATAGCTTGATATCAGCTTGACTTTTCTTACCTCCCTATCTCAGCACTAAGAGCAGCGGGGAGTTCTCCTCCAGGCCTCCCTGAGCATCCTGGCCTGCCGACGCTGGCCCCCACATTCTGGATTTTTATGCTGAAATATTGGCAATTAGTTAGAAACCCAAAAACCCTGTGCCAAATACAACATGTCCGAAGGCTGAATGCACCCTCGTCTctcagaggaaactgaggtgcagatgGGTCGCAGCTGCTGGCCAAGCTGATGGGAAGCCTGGATGCTAAGTTCAAGTAGGAACTTCTGTGAGGCCCTTCCCACACTGTCGGCCTTTTCAGCTGCCGCTCGCTGGAGATGCTGCCAGTGGCTGGGCCAGTGGCACGGTAGCCTTCACTCTTGGGCTAAATCCAAATTCTTTAGAAACGTTGTAGACAGCCGCGTGGCGCGAAGTCACGTCTCGGGACCCTTGGAGATCTCCGCTTTTAGCTTAAAGCACCATTTTGTACCCATTTCTTGAACTCAACCGCAGTGTGATTCTACTCAACGAATTCCCCACTTGGGTCTCCCTTTAATGGAGGGACCGAACCAGCAGGAGGTTCGCTAGCCATGGTTCTCCTGTGCCCTCTCTTGGTACCTCTCTTCCTGCACCTTAACcactggggaagaggagagaaagtgcACAAGTGTGTCCGGGGTTTCATGTGGCTTCATACTGACATGTGAGCTTATGGACTTTTGGACATGCTCAGAGGTTCATGCTGAGTCtcgtgtttgttctttttttattttaagtccatttatttattttgagagggagagaagcagagggagagggagagagagaatcccaagcaggctctgtgctgtcaacatggagcccgccatgaaccgaaccatgagaacatgacctgagcccaaatccgcAGTCTGACTCCCGACCTCGGTTGGGAGAGCCCCATGTTTGTTCTTTACCGCCCGTCCTTTCTAACATGTTTGTTCTGTTAGTGCTGAGTTGCCCACACTGAGCAGAGATGGCGGTTACTCTTTGCCTAGGATTATACTCACCTTACTCTGATTCTTGCCCGGGGTCAAGAGGTTTCTACGTGGTGCGGTTGCCTAAAAGCCAAGTAGTTCCTAATAGtgttctttctgtcttccatCAGCCCTTGAGAAAACATCCTACCATTTCTTCTTCGGAGTTCTGAGCATACATTTCCCAGATTCTTCCTTGGTTTCAGGGAAACCTTGGTTTCAGTTCGGAGAAGTCTGGGATGTTATTAACCTATTGCCCAACTCCCCACAGAAGCCAACACTGAACTGTTATACGTCAAAAGCAAAGGTTGAAAGTGGGGTATGAGCAAAGGATATGGTCACAAACAAATGTAGTTTGGGGTCCAAAATCTTTTCCTCGTCAAATGGTCTCGATGGGGCTTCCAGACAGATGGCCTTACAGGGGTCATCTTAGTTTTGGTTCCTCAGAAATCACATCCCGAGACAAGGTTTGAGTAGAAGTTGTTTATTTGGCAAACCCCCCAGAGAACACAGTGAGGGAGAAGCGAagtgagggaaggggggggggcgggggcggaaaCAAATAGAGGGTGCATCAGTGAGTGAGTTACCACTGAGGGTaactggggctcagtcccactggAGCCCTTCTGGAAGACCAGACAGAATACACCTCAGAATTATCCCACTGAAAGGAAATGAAGCAGAGGTATTTACCCTTCAACTCCTGCCCCTCACCTGATATGGCTTGCTCTTGGGTTAACTCTGGCATTTTTAGCCTGCCCTGCTCCCTGAGCTCACTCtaggggctcagacccacgagaCTATACAGGAATGAACTGTCTGCAGGTAAACTTTGGGGTGGCCAAGAGTAAATGCGTGGGGCATGGGCTGCATCTGCAGCAGGGGGAGACTTGTGCTCCAGGCTGGCCAGGCCTTGGCCATCTGATTAATTCTCGTTGAGCATATCACTCAAGCAGAGTCAATGAAATGTTATCCTGTGATTTGACatattgatgcttttttttttctgggagccATAAATATGATGCAGGCTGAAGCTGTTTCTGGCCTTCTTCCCTGACTGCTTGGAAGAaaatgctaggggtgcctgggtggctcagtcggttaagcgaccgacttcaactcaggtcacgatctcgcggtccgtgagttcgagccccgtgtcgggctctgggctgatggctcagagcctggagcctgcttcggactgtgtctccctctctctctgcccctcccccattcatgctctgtctctctctgtctcaaaaataaataaacgctaaaaaacattaaaaaaaaaaaaaagaaaatgctagaagTGGATTCATCAGTTTGGTTGTACTGGTGTGACATTCAGGAGAGAGGTCTGGGCCAGCGGTGGAAATTTGGGTATCATCTGGACATATAAAATAATGGTAGAATGAATAAAGGATCACTGTAGATGTCTCAGCAGGAAGTTATCTCGTTGGCCTCACTTACACAAAATTGTCTTCAAGCAAAAAGCAATGCAAGACTGAAGAGCCTGCCACTTTGGAGAACATCACTTGTCATTACCAGGTCTTTCCTTCTGAGTATGCCATAATGAACAATTGACCTCCACCAGTGACCCTGGGACTCCGCCCTTGCCCCCAGCTGCCCCAACAGGTAGATGTTGAGTGTGAAAATGTATATTTAGCTTTCTTGACAACTAGCCTCCTTTcccttcaatgattttttttttttttttagattttattttttaagtcatctctaaaccgactgagccagccaggtgcccctcccttcaATGACTTTCGATAGTAACTTAAAAAGCAACTTATATACTAAATGACATTTGGTTTAGTGTTATAGATTCTACAGGTTGTTCCCCTGGCATGCGCTTTAGTCTCCCATACCCCAGAAGACCCACTTATTCACCTCATAGTACACAAACCtatacatgtaataaaatttcaattatacacacacacacacacacacacacacacacacaccacacgaatgtatgtaaaaattagtgaaatctgaataaggtccATAGTTTGGTTAGCAGTTAATAGTATTGTAGCAATGTCAATGTCTGGGTTCTGTTAATTATACTATGGATATATAATATGGTTTCATTGGGGTCGGGTGGGTGAGGGTACATGGGAACtttctgtgctatttttttaatgtgtatttatttattttgagagagagagaaagagagccagctggggagagagagaaagagagagagagaatcccaagcaggctctgcattcttttttttaaattttttttaacgtttatttatttttgagacagggagagacagcatgaacggaggagggtcggagagagagggagacacagaatctgaaacaggctgcaggctctgagcggtcagcacagagcctgacgcggggctggaactcacagaccgcgagatcctgacctgagccgaagtcggatgcctaaccgactgagccacccaggcgccccaggctctgcattcttagcacagagccagactggggggtttcaaactcagaaaccgtgagttcatgacctgagctgaaaagtcagatgcttaactgaccaagccacccaggcacccctgtgctatTTTTGAAACTTCTATgcaaatgttaaattatttcaaaataaagtgtttgtttttttttttaatccaggggAGGAAATCCTTGTGGACTGGCCATCTTAGATCTTAGGCTCTACGATATTTACTtaatggctaaaattgaaaagactgccaataccaagtgttggcaaggatgtggcaCAATGGGAGCTCTCATTAATTGCTGGTGACTATGTAAATTGATAGAATCACTTTGGGAAAATGGTTTAGTAATAACTGCTAATGTTGAATGCGTGTATATCACATGAAGCAGCTACTCTATTCCTAGGTGTATtgcaatttatatataaatcgaaagcaggtaaaattaaaatatgaagttaGAAATGGTTACCTAGTGGGGAAAGGAGGGATTAATGGTTGTGATGGGACATGAGGGTTTCTGGCGGTTTTaacaatgttctatttcttgacctggatGATGATCACATGAGTATTAATTTTGTAATGATTAATTGGCCTATATCTCTATTTTGTGcactttttctgtttgtcttttatacttcaaaatgggaaaaaagtgaaaaacaagaacaagaaatgTAGAGAGAATCTAAATGACTTAAACATCCTTTCTAAgtttattaattcaaaatatgGCCAAGTCATCAGGTCAGATGGAGCTACAGTCTCCATCTCAAAGGTGGGTGGGACACtgagggtgggacagagagagttgCCTCCTGGGATATAGGAAGAATAAACTGTTTCACCTGATCTCTCTCTGCATGTCTTAAAGCTCAGTTTACTTGACTTAATGCCTAGGTATTCCAGACAGCTCGTCTCCCGAGTATTCCAACTTTCATTTGGTAATATTATTTGTAGCCACATTATAATGTGTATCTGCCCGCCTGGCTGTCCCAACCTTCTAAATTTATCTCAACATCCTAAATCTACCTATAAAAAATAGcctctaattttttattatggaaaataaattttacaaaataaaggaatagtGAGCTGTATACTCAACGATTTGCCTCATTCTGAATTGTCTTAAGGTGTTTACTGATGATATATGTGGCAAATATTTACACAGTAATGATTCGTATCCAGATCCTTCTCCTTTTCACTTAACCTTGTTTTCCTACACATATTTTGACTAAGTTCACCTATTTGTCATCATTGGTATCTACAAGGTATTCCATCTTAATTATCTGTTGAGCCTTCTTTGACTTAACTGGTTCTAATGTTCTCAGAAAACACAATtcctctgtatctgtctctcatGGGTCAGTTTGGACCATTTGTTTCACTTCTGCCTCTTCATCAAAGTGGCAACCTCCCTATTTTCACCAGCCATGTCAAAACAGGCTGGTGTCAGGTTGGAAGGTGTGATCCCTCCCAAGCAATTTCTTACCCGGTTACACACTGATCTCGTACCcttgtttcttcttctgctgTTCATCTGTACAAGACCCATTTCATTCTGTCATTATATCTAACAACTATTTCATGGGTCAGTGGCTGAAAGTGAAGATACGATAGCCTGTGAACTCCAGGCTATGAATCATGGTGGAAAGCAAACTACATTCTATGCCTCCTTCTCTCAGTACAAGCGTCTACAGTcaagggtggggaagagaaagaggcagtaCTATGTATTCTTCAAAACACTGAATGGGAATAGATGTTATTGAATGTGTTTTGAAGTCTGAATTGGATAGTGTCAGATGATGAGGCTCTGGGAACATAGCTAGACTTTCAAATTgtcttttgcaaaaaaaaatcccttctaaaaatattttttacaatatgTGGTGTTTTTCCAGGAACACATCTTTACTTAATAAAAGCTGATCTGTACCGTCAACATCTTTGGTGCCTACTGTATGCACGGTCTTGTTCTCATCGCCAACAGCATGCCCACCAGAGGGCGCTCGTTCCCCGTCTATCCAGCCTTCAGCGACTCCGAAAGTCTAAATTAAACTTGACTTTCACACACAGGAAGTCTTTCACATTTAATCCCCAAATATTTACCAAGAATTTACTGTGCTGCTAGGCGCAGGGCTAGGTGCACAAGATACAGTGAAGAGTCAGACACGATTCCTAATGTCAAACGCTTAGAGCATAGCAAATACTGAAAGCAAACAACCGGCTACAGTAAAGTGGGGTAAGTGAAGGGTTTGTAGGTCCGGGGAGTTTGCTGTTTAAATACTGGCTCCAAGTCTTAGAAGTCGGTAACAATTCATTTTGAGATCCCCGACTGCTTCCCCTCTGTATACTGGGAGTGATCACCCTCAAGGCATTTTGTAATTCAGAGTCAGACTTCCCTGAGTGGCTCCATTAGTCAGTTCCGCAATTTCAAGTCCCTTCCGACCCACTCTCCTGTTTTTCTCAGGACTTCCTGCAGTTTTCTTACAGTTCACATCTGCCCCAGGTCAACATTTCAGTTGACCCCAGGGCAAAAGACTGGGGATTACCCACAAATATCTGCCATCGCCGGCCCCGCCCATTCTTTTTCCGGTTTAAAACCCGCGGGCCTTTCCTGCTCCGAATTCCTAGGCTTCCTGTTCAGGTTCTCGCGATAGTTGTGAGATCTCGCGCGAAGTTTGCTCCCTGTCCCTCCGGAGTTTGGGGGACCACGGTGACTGTGTATCTGTTTTCGCCCACCTCATCAGAGCCTCCTCTGGCCAGGAGTGACGTGCCCGCGGCTAGGGAACCCCTAAGTGGAAGGGCTTGTCCAAGTCGAGGTCCGGACTGACAGTCCTGGACCGCATCAGGGAGTTGGACTCTCCAGGCCTCCAGTACGCATGCGGAGCGGATCCCCCTGGGCGGTCGGCAGGCTGCCGCCAGCCCTGAACTTCGAGGTTAGTCAGGAGGCCTCGGAGGCCGCTAGGCGGGGGCCAGGTCCTTCTGGCCCGAGACTGACTAAATACTGTCACCTCCCCCGCTGCAAAGCGCAGTTTTCGCCCCCTACACACTGAACTGCTGCGCGGCTTCTGTAAGCCGCTAGGGGCAGGCTAGGGCGGGGCCTGGCCGACCCCCTGTAAGGCGGACGGGCCTCCAGGAAcgctctcctccccgccccccagcccaaAGTGCCACGGTGGCGCTGGTGGCGGCCGCGAAACCGAATGCCTCCCGCCCTGCCGGCCTTGGAACTAACTATAACCTATAATCCCGACCCGGAGCGAGGTCCGCGGGGGAGGCGCCCCGCCCACCTCTCCCTGCGGCTGCTAGTCGGCTGGGACCTCTAATCTCCAGGCTCATCCGCGGGCTGAGGCACCTGCCGGATGTGGGGAGGGAGGACGAGGCCAGATGTGGTGAGGCAGATGTAAGCACCGAATCTCTGACCGGCGCCTTAGTGGGGAAGCTGGGTGGACGAGACTGCAGTAGTCCCTGGGAAGCCAGCCCTGGGCTGCGGGGAGACTACATTGGTTggctctgccctccaggagccaGGGCACCAGAGCTCCTACGGCCTCTACGTTATGCAGCTGCTCTAGCAGACCCCAGGGACTGTAGAGTAGGATGGGACAAGACTTAGACCTTCACTCGGCTCTTTCGAGCTTCCCAGCCACCCTCATAGCCCCTACTCCCAACCCCCCACCTCATCCTGCCCCCTGTCTTCTCCCAGCTTCGGTGTCCGGTTACGACTCCTCACTTCTCACTGTGACTTTGGCCCAGCTAGGGGAAGTGGCCCAGGAGGGTCCTGTGCGGCTGCATAAAATTGGCAGCTTCAAAACTGGAGGGAGGGGGTTGTGGGCGACGTcgagaggcggggagagggggcggAGGAGTTGCTCTCCGAGTCCAAGCCCTTGGGCTCTCTCAGAGATCCTCAAGCCGGAGCAGAGGGGGCTGGCAGGCCCAGCCTTTTGTTGGCCTCTGCTTTCTTTCCACTGCCTGCTTTTTCGGACCGGAATCACGGCTGCTCTGAAGGGCTTAGTCCTAGACAGTAGGTGAGCACTCTGGGCCCCAGGGCATCTACTCTTTCCGCGTTTCCTCCCTTGTTAACAACTCCTTAGCTCTGGGGCCATCCATTCCCATCTACCTCTAGGACAGGAAGCTTCAGAGTTGGATGGTCTGTGGTGCTgctgctgggtgtgtgtgtgtgtgtgtgtgtgtgtgtgcgcgcgcgcgcgcgcgtgcgcgtgtaTGCTGGCGCCTGTGTTTTACCATCCTTTCCTCTCATCTGTCCCCAACCCCAGAAACCCGGTCCGATCAATAACTGGATGACTCCTAGAGAGTCACTATGCTTCTGTGTTGAGGGTCTCCTTGACTCCAaggcagcagggaagggggcagtgcTTGGGTCAAACTTTGGTACAAGTAACGGTGAGGTTCCTTCTGACCTCCTGACCTGGCTTCCCTCCCTGGCAGGGTGCCACGAACGCGCTGATGCCCAGAGCGCTCGCAGGGCTTCCAGCTAACCATGCCACGGCCGCCGGCAGCTGCCCTGGCGCTGCCCTCGCTACTGCTACTGCTGGTGGTGCGGACGCCGCCCCCGACAGGCGCGCGACCGTCCCCAGGCCCCGATTACCTGCGGCGCGGCTGGCTGCGGCTGCTGGCGGAGGGCGAGGGCTGCGCTCCCTGCCGGCCAGAAGAGTGCGCCGCGCCACGGGGCTGCCTGGCCGGCCGGGTGCGCGACGCGTGCGGCTGCTGCTGGGAATGCGCCAACCTCGAGGGCCAGCTCTGCGACCTGGACCCCAGCGCCCACTTCTACGGGCGCTGCGGCGAGCAGCTTGAGTGCCGGTTGGACGCAGGCGGCGACCTGAGCCGCGGGGAGGTGCCGGAGCCGCTGTGCGCCTGCCGCTCGCAGCGCCCGCTCTGCGGATCCGACGGCCGCACCTACGCTCAGATCTGCCGGCTGCAGGAGGCGGCCCGCGCTCGGCCCGACGCCAACCTCACTGTGGCGCACCCGGGGCCCTGCGAATCGGGTACGCACGGCCCGGGGTCCCTACCCCTGGCGCTCGGGGCGCTCGAGCTGATCCCCGACCTCCGACTGAATTGGTCTCTGGCCAGCGGAGCGAAAAAGATGAGGCAGGGGAGTGCTCGACTTCAGTATAAGCTGGTCCGCAGAGACCGCTGCCCTAAGGTGCGGTCCGAGCTTTGTCAGCAAGCTGTGTGCCCTGAGGCGCGTGAAAGCTCCAGACCCGGCCGGCGGGACGGACCCCTCTGAGGGAGCAGGCACAGAGCCAATGATTGGTCTCCCAAAAGGGAGAGAGCGAAGAGACTCCCAGGCTTTGCCCAGACCGCTGGGGCCCAGGCAACGCGATTTGGGTTCCAGT
The genomic region above belongs to Felis catus isolate Fca126 chromosome D2, F.catus_Fca126_mat1.0, whole genome shotgun sequence and contains:
- the KAZALD1 gene encoding kazal-type serine protease inhibitor domain-containing protein 1, giving the protein MPRPPAAALALPSLLLLLVVRTPPPTGARPSPGPDYLRRGWLRLLAEGEGCAPCRPEECAAPRGCLAGRVRDACGCCWECANLEGQLCDLDPSAHFYGRCGEQLECRLDAGGDLSRGEVPEPLCACRSQRPLCGSDGRTYAQICRLQEAARARPDANLTVAHPGPCESEPQIVLHPYDIWNVTGQDVIFGCEVFAYPMASIEWRKDGLDIQLPGDDPHISVQFRGGPQRFEVTGWLQIQAVRPSDEGIYRCLARNALGQVEAPASLTVLTPDQLNSTGIPQLPSLHLVPEEEAESEEGEDYY